Part of the Nitrosophilus alvini genome, AAATTTCTGAGTCTTTCTGTTATAGTCGAAGAGGGTTTTGAAATAAGAGAACTTGAAAAAATAGTGCGCTCTATGAAAAAGGAGCTTGATATAAACGGTGCAAAAATAGTATGCGGTGATACGAAAGTGGTGCCCAAAGGAAGTGCAGACAAAATATTTGTCAATACCACCGGAATAGGAGAGGTGCAGAAAAACGGACTCTCTTCCTCTTCTATAAAGGCAGGAGATGCCATAATTGTTTCAAGAGATATAGGAAGGCATGGAGCGGCGATATTTGCGGATAGGGAAGGCATAGAGCTTAGCAGTTCGCTCAAAAGCGACTGCGCATCTTTATGGCCGATAGTTGAAAAACTTATAGAAGCGAATATCGGAATAAGCGCTATGAGAGACGCCACGAGAGGAGGTGTTGCCGCCGTTTTGAATGAGTGGGCGAGGCAGTCTGAAGTATGTATAGAGATAGAAGAGGCTTCGGTTCCGATAGCCGAAGAGGTGAAAGGTATATGTGAGCTTTTGGGATTTGAAGCCTATAATCTGGCAAATGAAGGAACATTTGTTCTTGCCGTAGAAGAAAAAGATATTCAAAAAGCTCTTGAAATCATACAAAGTTTTGAAAACGGCAAAAATGCGGCTATTATAGGTTCAGTTACAGGTGAATATCCGAAAAAAGTGGTGCTTAAAAGCGAATGGGGCACCAAAAGGTTTCTCGACCTGCCTACCGGTGAACTTCTGCCAAGAATCTGCTAAAGGGTGAAATTGAAAGAGCGAACTCTTAAAATACTTCTGATAGTGACAGCTTTCAACTCTTTGACGCAGAGAATTTTCTGCGAACTGAGAGATGCAGGACACGAAGTATCGGTAGAGTATGCTATAAATAACTCCGTTATGGAAGAGGCTGTGGAACTCTTCAAACCGGACTTGATAATATGCCCCTATCTTACAAAGAAGATTCCGGAGTCCATCTGGAAAAAAATCACGACTATTATCATCCATCCGGGTCCCAAAGGCGACAGAGGACCCTCTTCTTTAGACTGGGCTGTTATGAAAAATGTGAAAGTATGGGGAGTTACAGCTTTGCAGGCAAACAGTGAGATGGATGCCGGAGATATCTGGGCAAGCGAAACTTTTGAGATGAGAGATGCTTCCAAAGCCTCTATTTACAGGCGAGAAGTTGCTGCTTTGGCATCCAGACTCGTAAAAGAGGTGTTAAGAAAATTTCGTGATAAAAATTTCATTCCCGAAAAACAGGACTTGTCCAAACCGGACTACATAGGAAGGCCGCACTCTGCTATGAAACAGGCCGACAGGCAGATAGACTGGACAAAAGATGATACAGATACAGTGATAAAAAAGATAAGGGCATCCGATAGCATACCGGGTGTTTTGGACAACATATTGGGACTTGAATGCTATCTTTACGGAGCCCACAAAGAGGATATTCTCAGAGGCAGACCGGGAGAAGTTCTGGCAAAGAGGTATGGTGCAATATGTATAGGGACTGTTGATGGTGCTGTCTGGATAACTCATTTGAAAGAAAAGGCAGTTAAGTCAATGAAACTTCCGGCCACCTTTGTTTTAAAAAGCAGGCTAAAAGGTATAAAAGAGAGTCGTATTCCTCTTGTTTTGGAAGAGAAGAGAGAGACTTTCAAAGAGATTTGGTTTGAACAAAAAGCAGATGTGGGATATCTCTATTTCAATTTCTACAACGGTGCGATGAGTTCAGAGCAGTGCATGAGGCTCAAATATGCCATTGAATATCTTAAGGAAAAAGATATAAAACTGCTTGTTTTAATGGGAGGAGAGGACTTTTTTTCAAACGGCATACATCTGAATATTCTTGAAGATTCACAGAAAA contains:
- the hypE gene encoding hydrogenase expression/formation protein HypE, with protein sequence MSRKTVTLAQGNGGEENAELINKIFYRHLKNETLKRNEDAAIIEPFNMQLTSKIAFTTDSFTVSPIFFSGGDIGKLSICGTCNDLAMMGAKPKFLSLSVIVEEGFEIRELEKIVRSMKKELDINGAKIVCGDTKVVPKGSADKIFVNTTGIGEVQKNGLSSSSIKAGDAIIVSRDIGRHGAAIFADREGIELSSSLKSDCASLWPIVEKLIEANIGISAMRDATRGGVAAVLNEWARQSEVCIEIEEASVPIAEEVKGICELLGFEAYNLANEGTFVLAVEEKDIQKALEIIQSFENGKNAAIIGSVTGEYPKKVVLKSEWGTKRFLDLPTGELLPRIC
- a CDS encoding hydrogenase maturation protein, translated to MKERTLKILLIVTAFNSLTQRIFCELRDAGHEVSVEYAINNSVMEEAVELFKPDLIICPYLTKKIPESIWKKITTIIIHPGPKGDRGPSSLDWAVMKNVKVWGVTALQANSEMDAGDIWASETFEMRDASKASIYRREVAALASRLVKEVLRKFRDKNFIPEKQDLSKPDYIGRPHSAMKQADRQIDWTKDDTDTVIKKIRASDSIPGVLDNILGLECYLYGAHKEDILRGRPGEVLAKRYGAICIGTVDGAVWITHLKEKAVKSMKLPATFVLKSRLKGIKESRIPLVLEEKRETFKEIWFEQKADVGYLYFNFYNGAMSSEQCMRLKYAIEYLKEKDIKLLVLMGGEDFFSNGIHLNILEDSQKKAEDGWSNIHSMNELVKTILYTEEFLTVAAVRGNAGAGGVFLALACDFVIAREGVVLNPHYKTMGLYGSEYWTYTLPKRVGENTALRLTEECLPVSASKACKLGLVDKVFDEDFLKFHNELEKFCCKLADSDEFYNILDEKIEKLELQESIKPLQTYRDMELEKMRPSFFDETSEFHKLRHDFVYKVCPISTPNRIAFHRKKLCMNTV